TACATCTCATAAAAGACATTTTAaagttttatgagtttttttcaacactacaaaatctacaaagaaaTTTCCTTCTAAATTCTAGAGTTTATTACCGGGCCTGGGGTAATAACAAGTTAAAACCAGCCCAAACTGTAAAAAAAAACCGTAGAGATGATGGGATCTTCCtttaggtttaggtttaggtATATCTGATTTGTCATTCTTCCTTTCTGCATATTGTCGATGGAACTCCATACCAGCGTGTTCGGTGTCAACCGACCTCCCTCGGAAAGCTTGGAAGATAGAGGTAAACTGATCAAATTGGAATCGGAAAGCTTGGAAGATAGAGGTAAACTGATCAAATTGGAATCGGAATCGGAATCCGAATCAGAATTGGTTTCGGAAACGGAATCGGATTCGGATTCTGAAACGGAACCGGGATCAAAGCCGAAACCGCGGGTGATTTATGATTGGGAATTGAAACGGCCTGAAGATCTTGTTGCGAGTGACTTCTCGATGTATGAGGATGACCCTAAACCTTTTACAATGTGTTCTGGACGCTTTGAGTATAAGAACAAGGCCTGGATTGAAAGAGAGAAGAAAATTGAAGTCGCCATGGCTGACTATAGAGAGCGCTCTCGCAACCTAAGTGTAAgcatctatctatctatctcgtTTTGCTCTCAATTTCACTATCTTAATTTTGACTCTCCGCAACACAGATCTTCGATGCCATCGCCCCTCCAAAAATTGCAGGTCTATGTGGCGGTGTAATTCCCCTTCCCATAGACGATGATTGTCGACTTAATGTCACTCCCCTATGCAATGCTGCCTTAGACAACTACAATAATGAGAATCAGGTTCAAAACTACCAATATTTACTTATGGATATACTACATTATGtttattcattcattcatatatcaACTAATATGGTATACTTGATTATATCTAGGGTTCAAATTTTGTGCTTGCTGATATTTTAAGGACAACCTGGAGAGCTGGTGGTATGTATTACATCACCTTTCAAGCCACCCATCCTTCCAATAGCAATGCCACAACTTTCCAGGCAGAAGTACAAAGAAAACCGAAGGGAGAACACAAGGTCTATTCGTGCGCCATTAAAACATAACACATACCATGGTAATAATGTAACATATATTTGATTTTGTCATTACGAAGAATTGGTCTTCAAACTAGCCTAAGACTATATTGATAGAAGCATCCTTTGAATCAGTTCTATTATTGTTTGTATCCTTTTCTTCCATGCCCGTACTCCATTTGGTAACTGCATAACGTTAGCCATTTTCGTGCCTCAACGGATAATTATACCGaccccttttctttaaaaaaaactgaACTGAAATAATACATTAACTCATTTTTTTTAGCAAGAATTAATATAGGGGAGAACTAAAAGTTCTCCAACCTTATACACAAGAACGGAACTAGTCCCACAAAAAcgatattacaaaccaattataaTTATGAcataaaagacaaaattatgacatAAAAGACAAAGGGTGTTTGCTAAAATTGTAAAAGTTACAATTGCAATAAGCAATGTCGCCAAAACGTCATTCCTAAAACAAAAGTCATTCCTTGTCAACCAAATATTCTAACAAGTGGCTAACCAAAACACCCCAACTTGCCCACTTTGATACTTTTTACACACCCCATGAAATACCATTCCATAAAGAATGGAATGCAATCTTTCTCTCTCCATATCTTCCAAATGCAAATTACAAAAAACACAATTTAAGTTAGAAGTAGGAAAATCAATACCTCTAGACAATAAAAGGTCTTTAGTAggaagcctattcacaaaaagtctTCAAACAAAAGCTTTAATCTTGAAAGGAACCTCCATCTTCTAAATCTTTTCCGACTCATTTCTATTATCTCAATATTTTTTGCTCACCAAGTAGATGGTATTTTGGGTATACTTGGATGACTACTGCTTACTAGTAGATGGTATTATGGGTATACTTGGATGACTTCCAATGGCACAGAATTCGTGCTTCTTggtcatttttattttgttaaaattgcaaCCTCACTTGCATCCTTGTTCTCATgtattttgtttttataattcCGTTATCTTTGATGAATGATTTGTTCTCATGTACATGCAAccattgtgttctttatctttgattgtgttctttatctttgatGAATTATTTATTCTCATGTACATGCAACCATTGTGTTCGGATGCTATCCAATTATTTTGTAGTTGTATTCAAGAATTTAAGCCTTTAATGTTCAATATCAATAACATTGAAGGCTTCATCATACTATTACTTTTCTACAATAAGTTGATTACTTATGTGTTATCTCGTGCTCTTTCATATTAAATGCTTCAATACTAACTCCCACACTACTTGTACTATCTTTCAACTATATACCAGAGTTTTTTACATTATTCAACTACATTATAAACTATCACTACTACTTCAAATACCAACAGTGGTATCAAAGCTATGTTCGATCACTCCCTAGGCGTAGCAAACTATTTCTTCTTGTCACCAACTATTTATTAAAACTAGAAAATGAGGTCTCTGACTCAAATACAAAGGAGTACAGGTAGCTACACGGCTCGACTCTGTTTGAGTTCAAACCCAAAACTAAAAATGAGATAGGGGAGTTCAGGTAACCTAACATTCCGACTCTCTTAATTTCAAGTCCAACTAATATCGTAAATCTATGGCAAATAAGACTCGAGTTCTGATAGAGCACAAGTGCGTCCGATAAAGAAAATTAAGACATGTGACCTTTGAGGCTCAACTTGAGTACAAGCCTAGGAAGACAAATGCAACTACTAAAGCAAGAATGAGTCTCTGTAAAAAGTCTTTTACAATAATGATAAAGAGACTCACAACTAACTAAGAAACAAGAGTAATTTCTGTC
The DNA window shown above is from Vicia villosa cultivar HV-30 ecotype Madison, WI unplaced genomic scaffold, Vvil1.0 ctg.005723F_1_1, whole genome shotgun sequence and carries:
- the LOC131642729 gene encoding uncharacterized protein LOC131642729 isoform X1, with the translated sequence MELHTSVFGVNRPPSESLEDRGKLIKLESESLEDRGKLIKLESESESESELVSETESDSDSETEPGSKPKPRVIYDWELKRPEDLVASDFSMYEDDPKPFTMCSGRFEYKNKAWIEREKKIEVAMADYRERSRNLSIFDAIAPPKIAGLCGGVIPLPIDDDCRLNVTPLCNAALDNYNNENQGSNFVLADILRTTWRAGGMYYITFQATHPSNSNATTFQAEVQRKPKGEHKVYSCAIKT
- the LOC131642729 gene encoding uncharacterized protein LOC131642729 isoform X2; translation: MELHTSVFGVNRPPSESLEDRGKLIKLESESESESELVSETESDSDSETEPGSKPKPRVIYDWELKRPEDLVASDFSMYEDDPKPFTMCSGRFEYKNKAWIEREKKIEVAMADYRERSRNLSIFDAIAPPKIAGLCGGVIPLPIDDDCRLNVTPLCNAALDNYNNENQGSNFVLADILRTTWRAGGMYYITFQATHPSNSNATTFQAEVQRKPKGEHKVYSCAIKT